The following proteins come from a genomic window of Flavobacteriaceae bacterium MAR_2010_188:
- a CDS encoding tellurite resistance protein TerC, whose translation MMVWGIFIICVIIFLALDLGIFNRNPHVITTKEASLWTSIWVSLSFAFSGIIYWLYSTGTIDNVDELTAAQATIKYITGYLIELSLSMDNIFVIAVIFASFGIPQKYQHRALFWGILGAIVFRGLMIFFGVVLIKKFAFTTYIFGAFLIFTAIKMLVNKEGEYNPKNSFVFKTIRKLMPITSQLHGQKFFVKLKGVRAATPLFISVVVIEFTDILFALDSVPAILAITSDPFLVFSSNIFAILGLRSMYFFLANMLNKFQYLKYSLVAILIFVGLKLLLEHYLPFPEWLSLAFIATALLVGILVSQKNFKQEG comes from the coding sequence ATGATGGTTTGGGGTATATTTATAATCTGTGTTATAATTTTTTTGGCTTTGGATCTGGGTATTTTCAACCGAAACCCCCACGTCATCACTACTAAAGAAGCTTCTTTATGGACAAGCATTTGGGTGAGCCTTTCTTTTGCGTTTTCCGGTATAATCTATTGGTTGTATAGTACAGGAACTATCGATAATGTAGATGAGCTAACCGCTGCACAGGCAACGATTAAATATATTACCGGTTATCTAATTGAATTGTCCCTAAGCATGGACAATATTTTCGTCATCGCCGTAATCTTCGCTTCTTTCGGAATACCGCAAAAATACCAGCATCGGGCACTTTTCTGGGGGATTCTAGGAGCTATCGTTTTTAGGGGACTAATGATATTCTTTGGAGTGGTACTGATAAAGAAATTCGCCTTTACGACCTATATTTTCGGGGCCTTTCTGATTTTTACGGCAATAAAAATGCTTGTAAATAAAGAAGGAGAATACAACCCAAAGAATTCTTTTGTATTTAAGACTATTAGAAAACTTATGCCCATAACATCCCAACTCCATGGTCAAAAGTTTTTTGTTAAATTAAAGGGTGTAAGGGCTGCAACACCCTTGTTTATATCTGTAGTGGTAATAGAGTTTACCGATATTCTATTCGCATTAGACAGTGTGCCCGCAATTTTGGCCATAACATCTGATCCTTTCTTGGTCTTCAGCTCTAATATATTTGCGATCCTCGGCTTACGTTCTATGTATTTCTTTTTAGCCAATATGTTAAATAAGTTCCAATACCTAAAATATAGTCTGGTGGCCATATTAATTTTTGTTGGCTTAAAGCTATTGCTAGAACATTATCTTCCATTTCCAGAATGGCTTTCGTTAGCATTTATAGCTACAGCTCTTTTAGTAGGAATTTTGGTTTCCCAGAAAAATTTTAAACAAGAAGGATAA
- a CDS encoding succinate-semialdehyde dehydrogenase / glutarate-semialdehyde dehydrogenase: MLKKKSWRDVPLLERCDLIKKAGEVLRDNVEEYAKMITLEMGKPISESRSEVNKCAWVCDYYAENATAFLADEFIITDASQSFVKHDPIGGVLAIMPWNFPFWQVFRYAAPTLTAGNTCLLKHAPNVFGCAQLMEDVFTKAGYPSYVFQNLVVHHDQTELIISHDAVKAVTLTGSERAGSAVAEIAGRHLKKTVLELGGNNAFIVWKDADIDISVKIAITARMLNCGQSCIAAKRFILVEEIYEEFVRKFTMAIKDLKSGDPLDENTTIGPLARLDLADQLNQQVIESVAQGAKLLLGGKQNGCYHEPTILGDVVPGMEAFDQETFGPLAAMIRAKDIEHAFELSENSKYGLGVTVCTKNVEKALQYSNRVSDGAYFINELVKSDPRLPFGGTKKSGYGRELAKDGMMEFVNRKTVYVKE; encoded by the coding sequence ATGCTTAAAAAAAAATCTTGGCGAGATGTACCACTTCTAGAGCGCTGTGACCTCATCAAAAAAGCCGGAGAAGTGTTGCGCGATAATGTCGAGGAATACGCTAAAATGATAACTCTGGAAATGGGAAAACCCATTTCAGAATCAAGGTCAGAAGTCAACAAGTGTGCTTGGGTATGCGACTACTACGCAGAAAACGCTACCGCATTCCTTGCAGACGAATTCATAATTACAGACGCTAGCCAAAGTTTCGTAAAGCATGATCCCATTGGAGGTGTTTTGGCCATCATGCCCTGGAATTTTCCGTTTTGGCAGGTCTTTAGATATGCAGCCCCAACCTTAACGGCGGGGAATACCTGTTTGTTAAAGCACGCTCCGAATGTTTTTGGTTGTGCCCAACTTATGGAAGATGTATTTACCAAAGCAGGGTATCCGTCCTATGTTTTTCAAAATCTGGTTGTCCATCATGATCAAACGGAACTGATCATTTCTCACGATGCGGTTAAGGCAGTTACTCTTACGGGAAGCGAAAGAGCAGGATCTGCCGTTGCGGAAATTGCGGGTCGCCATTTAAAAAAAACAGTCTTGGAGCTCGGCGGAAACAATGCTTTTATCGTTTGGAAAGATGCAGATATTGATATAAGCGTCAAAATAGCAATTACTGCCCGTATGCTCAATTGTGGGCAAAGTTGCATCGCGGCCAAGCGCTTCATTTTAGTTGAAGAAATCTATGAGGAGTTTGTTCGGAAATTTACAATGGCCATAAAGGATTTGAAATCGGGAGATCCATTAGATGAAAACACGACAATAGGTCCACTGGCAAGGCTAGATCTTGCCGATCAATTGAACCAACAAGTAATAGAGTCTGTTGCGCAGGGAGCAAAATTATTGCTCGGCGGAAAACAAAATGGCTGTTACCACGAGCCCACTATTTTGGGAGACGTGGTGCCGGGAATGGAAGCTTTTGACCAGGAAACTTTTGGACCATTGGCCGCGATGATCAGAGCAAAGGATATAGAACATGCTTTTGAATTATCTGAAAATTCAAAATACGGACTTGGAGTAACCGTCTGCACAAAAAATGTGGAGAAGGCATTACAATATTCAAACAGAGTTAGTGATGGGGCTTATTTTATCAATGAATTGGTAAAATCTGATCCAAGATTACCTTTCGGAGGCACCAAAAAATCAGGATACGGCCGAGAACTTGCGAAAGATGGAATGATGGAATTCGTGAATCGAAAAACGGTGTATGTCAAGGAGTGA